Proteins encoded by one window of Enterobacter hormaechei subsp. xiangfangensis:
- the pabA gene encoding aminodeoxychorismate synthase component 2, whose amino-acid sequence MILLIDNYDSFTWNLYQYFCELGAEVVVRRNDEIALDDIDALAPQKIVISPGPCTPSESGISLAVIQHYAGKLPILGVCLGHQAIAQVFGATIVRAAKVMHGKTSPITHTGTGAFLGLNNPLTVTRYHSLIIDPPTLPACFEVTAWSETQEIMGIRHREYDLEGVQFHPESILSEQGHALLANFLNR is encoded by the coding sequence ATGATTCTGCTGATTGATAACTATGATTCCTTTACCTGGAACCTCTACCAGTATTTTTGCGAGCTGGGGGCAGAGGTGGTTGTCCGCCGTAACGATGAGATCGCGCTGGATGACATTGACGCGCTGGCACCTCAGAAAATCGTGATTTCGCCCGGGCCGTGTACCCCGTCGGAGTCCGGCATCTCGCTGGCGGTAATCCAACACTATGCGGGCAAACTGCCGATTCTGGGCGTCTGCCTGGGTCACCAGGCCATTGCGCAGGTCTTTGGCGCCACCATTGTCCGTGCCGCGAAAGTCATGCATGGCAAAACCTCACCGATCACACACACCGGTACCGGCGCATTCCTGGGGCTAAACAATCCGTTAACCGTGACGCGCTACCATTCTCTGATTATTGATCCGCCGACCCTGCCGGCCTGCTTTGAGGTTACCGCCTGGAGCGAGACGCAGGAGATCATGGGCATTCGCCACCGCGAGTACGATCTGGAAGGTGTGCAGTTCCACCCGGAAAGCATTCTCAGCGAACAGGGGCACGCGCTGCTGGCTAATTTCCTTAATCGCTGA
- the tsgA gene encoding MFS transporter TsgA — protein MTNSNRIKLTWISFFSYALTGALVIVTGMVMGNIADYFQLPVSSMSNTFTFLNAGILISIFLNAWLMEIVPLKTQLRFGFVLMVAAVAGLMLSHSIALFSAAMFVLGLVSGITMSIGTFLITHMYEGRQRGARLLFTDSFFSMAGMIFPMVAAYLLARSIEWYWVYACIGLVYVAIFILTFGCEFPVLGKKAQTTSEPVAKEKWGIGVLFLSIAALCYILGQLGFISWVPEYAKGLGMSLNDAGKLVSDFWMSYMFGMWAFSFILRFFDLQRILTVLAGLATVLMYLFINGSPEHMPWFILTLGFFSSAIYTSIITLGSLQTKVASPKLVNFVLTCGTIGTMLTFVVTGPIVAHSGPLAALHTANGLYAVVFIMCFVLGFVTRHRQHNPATATH, from the coding sequence ATGACTAACAGCAATCGCATCAAGCTCACATGGATTAGCTTCTTCTCTTACGCCCTGACCGGCGCGTTGGTGATCGTCACCGGGATGGTGATGGGAAATATCGCAGACTACTTCCAGCTGCCCGTTTCCAGCATGAGTAACACCTTCACCTTCCTGAACGCGGGGATCCTGATCTCTATTTTCCTTAATGCCTGGCTGATGGAAATCGTACCGCTGAAAACGCAGCTGCGTTTTGGCTTCGTGCTGATGGTTGCCGCCGTGGCGGGCCTGATGTTGAGCCACAGCATCGCCCTCTTCTCTGCCGCCATGTTCGTACTGGGCCTGGTGAGCGGGATCACCATGTCGATCGGTACGTTTCTGATTACGCACATGTATGAAGGCCGCCAGCGCGGCGCGCGTCTGCTGTTCACCGACTCCTTCTTCAGCATGGCCGGGATGATTTTCCCGATGGTCGCCGCGTATCTTCTGGCGCGCAGCATTGAGTGGTACTGGGTATATGCCTGCATTGGTCTGGTCTATGTCGCGATCTTCATTCTCACCTTCGGCTGCGAGTTCCCGGTGCTGGGCAAAAAAGCGCAGACTACATCCGAGCCGGTTGCGAAAGAAAAATGGGGTATCGGCGTACTGTTCCTCTCCATCGCCGCGCTGTGTTACATCCTCGGCCAGCTGGGCTTTATCTCCTGGGTTCCTGAGTATGCGAAAGGTCTGGGCATGAGCCTGAACGACGCGGGTAAACTGGTGAGCGATTTCTGGATGTCTTACATGTTCGGCATGTGGGCGTTTAGCTTTATCCTGCGCTTCTTCGACCTGCAACGGATCCTGACCGTTCTGGCGGGTCTGGCGACCGTGCTGATGTATCTGTTCATCAACGGTTCCCCGGAGCATATGCCGTGGTTCATCCTGACCCTGGGCTTCTTCTCCAGCGCGATTTATACCTCGATCATCACCCTTGGCTCTCTTCAGACCAAAGTGGCCTCGCCAAAGCTGGTGAACTTCGTGCTGACCTGCGGCACCATCGGCACCATGCTGACCTTCGTGGTCACGGGCCCGATTGTTGCGCACAGCGGCCCGCTGGCGGCGCTGCATACCGCTAACGGTCTGTACGCCGTAGTGTTTATCATGTGCTTCGTGCTGGGCTTTGTGACCCGTCACCGTCAACACAACCCGGCAACAGCTACCCACTAA
- a CDS encoding putative adenosine monophosphate-protein transferase Fic, whose amino-acid sequence MKKLTDKQKSRLWEQQRSVNFQASCLLEKGKGPAEPDIETLELGPSAPGLPHLCLIHRHLFRNEMKGAGELRTADISKGDIPFCHFEYIEKVGNELMASLESDKYLVGLQKEEFTDRISHYYCEINMLHPFMSGNGVAQRIFFEQLAIHAGYVLNWQGIDPDDWAAANQSGAMGDLTALNVIFAKVVSEARESA is encoded by the coding sequence GTGAAAAAACTCACCGACAAGCAAAAATCCCGTCTCTGGGAGCAACAACGTAGTGTCAATTTTCAGGCCAGCTGCCTCCTTGAAAAAGGTAAGGGGCCCGCTGAACCCGATATCGAGACGCTGGAACTGGGGCCTTCCGCACCGGGTTTACCCCATCTGTGTCTTATTCACCGCCATTTATTCCGCAACGAAATGAAAGGCGCGGGCGAGCTGCGCACCGCCGATATTTCCAAGGGCGACATTCCTTTTTGCCATTTCGAGTACATCGAGAAAGTGGGTAATGAGCTGATGGCTTCGCTGGAAAGTGATAAATATCTGGTAGGCCTTCAGAAAGAAGAGTTTACAGACAGAATCAGTCATTACTACTGTGAAATCAACATGCTACATCCGTTTATGAGCGGTAATGGCGTGGCCCAGCGGATCTTCTTTGAACAACTGGCTATTCATGCGGGCTACGTGCTGAACTGGCAGGGGATCGACCCGGACGACTGGGCTGCCGCCAACCAGAGCGGGGCGATGGGGGATTTGACCGCCCTGAACGTCATCTTCGCCAAAGTTGTGAGCGAAGCGCGGGAATCTGCGTAA
- the ppiA gene encoding peptidylprolyl isomerase A, producing MLKSTLAAVAAVFALSAVSPAALAAKGDPHVLLTTSAGNIELELDSQKAPVSVKNFLDYVNSGFYNNTTFHRVIPGFMIQGGGFNEQMQQKQPNPPIKNEADNGLLNKRGTISMARTADKDSATSQFFLNVADNAFLDHGQRDFGYAVFGKVVKGMDVADKISQVQTHDVGPYQNVPTKPVVILSAKVLP from the coding sequence ATGCTCAAATCAACACTGGCGGCTGTTGCAGCTGTGTTTGCTCTTTCTGCCGTTTCCCCTGCTGCGCTGGCAGCCAAAGGAGACCCTCACGTCCTGCTGACTACCTCTGCGGGGAATATTGAGCTGGAGCTGGATAGCCAGAAAGCCCCTGTTTCGGTGAAAAACTTCCTCGACTACGTGAACAGTGGTTTTTATAACAACACCACGTTCCACCGCGTGATCCCGGGCTTTATGATTCAGGGTGGCGGTTTTAACGAGCAGATGCAGCAGAAACAGCCCAACCCGCCCATCAAAAATGAAGCTGACAACGGCCTGTTGAACAAGCGCGGCACCATCTCCATGGCGCGTACGGCGGACAAAGACAGCGCCACCAGCCAGTTCTTCCTCAACGTGGCTGATAACGCCTTCCTGGACCACGGTCAGCGCGACTTTGGCTACGCGGTGTTTGGCAAAGTGGTGAAAGGCATGGACGTGGCGGATAAGATCTCTCAGGTTCAGACTCACGATGTCGGTCCATACCAGAATGTGCCGACTAAGCCTGTCGTCATTCTCTCCGCGAAAGTGCTGCCGTAA